A window of Lytechinus pictus isolate F3 Inbred chromosome 7, Lp3.0, whole genome shotgun sequence contains these coding sequences:
- the LOC129264970 gene encoding NADP-dependent oxidoreductase domain-containing protein 1-like — protein sequence MASVVAANSLGNLSDITKDLPSLQFENALSEDEKGPYLALRKRSHAITVSACAQAAYFVAVLNEARQKILHLKTPQQSKSSKFLQKAPPRDPVKIGIIGCGRIGNHLANCLLTYADVLPQELVISTRRPETLALLKKKGIECIYDNVKVASSVHLLFLCVLPSQMATVADDICTVIPPHCTIYTFLSSVPIPRLRRMLDAQAIIRPEFTWERSGGGGEGMVWDCTKDVCITLENQEQVEMTCPLAEQRSSIVQTKEKWAEMVLYSFVNMCTREGLEKQQTIAVTNEVILGQSSSQEYPTEFRAMDFTRRPTLFPVFDMSAVAANQTPLTQTINENQQLRALFVKKYKNVFDKFYYWKGIKQIKPKTQEIT from the exons ATGGCGTCTGTTGTGGCCGCAAATTCCCTTGGAAATTTGAGTGACATTACCAAGGATTTGCCTTCTTTGCAGTTTGAAAATGCTTTATCAGAAGATGAGAAGGGACCGTATCTCGCCCTTAGAAAGAGATCTCATGCAATTACCGTATCAGCATGTGCTCAAGCGGCGTATTTTGTGGCAGTATTAAATGAAGCTCG ACAGAAGATCCTTCACTTGAAAACTCCACAACAATCAAAGTCATCCAAATTTTTGCAGAAAGCGCCCCCCAGAGATCCTGTGAAGATAGGGATCATTGGATGCGGACGTATAGGGAACCATTTGGCTAATTGTCTTCTCACATATGCAGATGTTTTGCCACAAGAGCTGGTAATATCTACACGGCGACCAGAAACACTGG CCCTGTTGAAGAAGAAGGGGATAGAATGCATCTATGACAATGTAAAGGTGGCATCCTCGGTGCATCTGCTCTTCCTCTGCGTGCTTCCATCACAGATGGCCACAGTAGCTGATGATATCTGCACCGTCATCCCACCACATTGCACCATCTACACCTTCCTCAGTTCTGTGCCCATCCCGCGGTTGAGACGCATGTTGGACGCTCAGGCCATCATTAGGCCAGAGTTTACCTGGGAGCGGTCagggggaggaggagagggGATGGTATGGGATTGCACCAAGGATGTCTGTATCACCCTGGAGAACCAAGAACAGGTTGAGATGACCTGTCCACTTGCTGAGCAGAGGA gttcTATTGTCCAGACAAAAGAGAAGTGGGCGGAGATGGTACTCTACTCGTTTGTCAACATGTGTACCAGGGAAGGTCTAGAGAAACAACAAACCATAGCGGTCACCAACGAAGTTATCCTGGGGCAGTCGTCCAGTCAGGAATACCCCACAGAATTTAGGGCAATGGATTTCACGCGACGCCCAAC CTTATTTCCAGTGTTCGACATGTCTGCTGTGGCAGCCAACCAGACACCTTTGACACAAACCATCAACGAAAACCAACAACTGAGGGCGCTCTTTGTCAAGAAGTACAAGAACGTATTCGATAAATTCTACTACTGGAAGGGCATCAAACAAATCAAACCAAAAACTCAGGAAATCACGTGA
- the LOC129266020 gene encoding uncharacterized protein LOC129266020: MGLSGSGSIDVTRCTADDGSRITMVVRNGHISINGVPVAVDDKGFVVGRDGSLLPIKYQDFYRRASVERIDRILTELAQTKDVRIPNEMPPRQSKKWVPGPEIGLIPQFKLPREKRRLPKDMKHLINRLSSKMANLKSAVDASMQTATSKPSEPPRRTTTSSICDCINSRISSLRHHDHAGSLLENEQAISKDDHFDFILRAMRDTQLVIKELEYLSHKLSKSYSNMQKTTRDAQASNWALAKTTETFCTGTLSLENEEAYVLTKYYNLVGTLLWLQRKRKEREWESAKLKVDNQRLISRVEELESQIAEMTTDRNLVDRLQELADKVENMCSPRAHQNDQSACSCSPEPKRGIEESPMSVDSTSDDEEGMVGNYENDPSASWFKALQAHKQNWKAFYDLSDDQKKNHEVLHELKVECGTINDQNKRLTSRLGNAEINSAKLQDQLRDLLDEKQTLQQRLRTSQKLLKITQKSLVSQPEEMKT, encoded by the exons ATGGGTCTTTCCGGGTCAGGAAGCATTGATGTTACAAGATGTACAGCAGATGACGGCTCTCGG ATAACCATGGTGGTCAGAAACGGACACATATCCATCAACGGCGTCCCCGTTGCCGTCGACGACAAAGGCTTCGTCGTCGGTCGCGACGGGTCTCTCTTGCCTATCAAGTACCAGGATTTCTATCGCCGGGCTTCGGTGGAGAGAATCGACAGGATATTGACCGAGTTGGCCCAAACGAAGGATGTCCGTATACCGAATGAAATGCCACCTCGTCAGTCGAAAAAATGGGTTCCTGGTCCAGAGATCGGATTAATTCCTCAGTTCAAGCTCCCTCG AGAGAAAAGACGTCTTCCCAAGGACATGAAGCACCTGATAAATCGCCTCTCATCAAAAATGGCTAATCTAAAATCAGCTGTGGATGCTTCGATGCAAACCGCAACGTCGAAGCCATCAGAGCCACCTCGACGAACCACAACGTCCTCCATTTGCGACTGCATCAATTCCCGCATCAGTTCTCTTCGTCATCATGATCACGCTGGTTCTCTCCTAGAAAACGAACAGGCCATCAGCAAGGATGACCACTTTGACTTTATTCTCAGAGCCATGCGAGACACTCAGTTGGTCATTAAGGAATTGGAATACTTGAGCCACAAATTGTCCAAGAGTTACAGCAACATGCAAAAGACAACCCGCGATGCCCAGGCGAGCAACTGGGCCCTGGCGAAGACGACGGAAACATTTTGCACGGGCACTTTATCGTTAGAGAATGAAGAAGCCTATGTTTTGACAAAGTATTACAATCTTGTCGGAACTCTTCTTTGGTTacagaggaagagaaaggagaGGGAATGGGAATCTGCCAAACTGAAAGTTGACAATCAGAGATTGATTTCGCGGGTGGAAGAACTTGAAAGTCAAATAGCAGAAATGACTACAGATAGAAACTTGGTGGACAGGCTACAAGAGCTTGCGGACAAGGTTGAAAATATGTGCTCTCCTAGAGCGCACCAAAACGATCAATCGGCATGTTCGTGTTCACCAGAGCCGAAAAGAGGAATTGAAGAGTCTCCAATGTCTGTCGACTCTACCAGTGATGACGAAGAAGGAATGGTCGGTAACTATGAAAACGACCCTTCGGCAAGCTGGTTCAAAGCACTCCAAGCTCACAAACAGAACTG gAAAGCGTTCTACGATCTCAGCGATGACCAAAAGAAGAATCACGAAGTCCTCCATGAGCTCAAGGTTGAATGTGGAACAATCAACGACCAGAACAAACGTCTCACGAGCAGACTAGGCAATGCCGAAATCAACTCCGCTAAACTCCAAGATCAG